A stretch of the Sphingobacterium thalpophilum genome encodes the following:
- a CDS encoding AraC family ligand binding domain-containing protein, translating to MPPTKNIFVNPMTDRFSLGIAIEKISVKKADFKAEEHCREATQPHRDEGHTFYILQEGTITIEIDFQQYEIKAPTVVYMHPNQVHRILDFTPMNICSLAVKNENVNPDYLSFLEELAPAKPLELTDNICTDIFETFSLCLKFSGQHNNKLYYPLLKDSSNTLIALIISAFLKQNTVSNKSSRAELITKSFKRLLEINYGTIKRPAEYAKQLNISTHYLNEV from the coding sequence CAAAAACATATTTGTAAATCCAATGACTGACAGGTTCAGTCTAGGTATTGCTATTGAAAAAATCAGTGTTAAAAAAGCCGATTTCAAAGCGGAAGAGCACTGCCGGGAAGCGACACAACCACATCGGGATGAAGGCCATACATTTTATATCCTTCAAGAGGGAACTATTACGATAGAAATTGATTTTCAGCAATACGAGATCAAGGCACCAACGGTTGTCTATATGCATCCAAACCAAGTGCATCGCATTTTGGATTTCACTCCTATGAATATTTGCTCTTTGGCAGTCAAAAATGAAAACGTAAACCCAGACTACCTTTCATTTTTGGAAGAACTTGCACCTGCAAAACCATTAGAACTGACAGATAATATCTGCACAGACATTTTTGAAACGTTTTCCCTTTGTCTAAAGTTTTCAGGACAACACAATAATAAACTGTATTATCCACTGTTGAAAGATAGTAGTAATACTTTAATCGCCTTAATTATTTCTGCGTTTTTGAAGCAAAACACTGTGTCAAACAAATCGTCAAGAGCTGAGTTGATCACAAAATCATTCAAGCGCCTATTAGAGATCAATTACGGCACAATAAAACGGCCGGCCGAATACGCGAAACAATTAAATATATCCACTCATTATTTAAATGAAGTGTGA
- a CDS encoding helix-turn-helix domain-containing protein, whose amino-acid sequence MKDVTGQTVSQHIQDRVILEAKRLLYHSDKSVKEIAFELGYDDYPYFSRLFAKNTGISALAFRNKRYD is encoded by the coding sequence GTGAAAGATGTTACAGGTCAGACTGTTTCGCAGCATATTCAGGACAGAGTTATTTTGGAAGCAAAGCGGTTGCTTTATCACTCCGACAAATCGGTTAAAGAAATCGCATTTGAATTAGGCTATGACGATTATCCTTATTTTTCAAGACTTTTTGCCAAAAATACAGGTATCTCTGCATTGGCTTTTCGAAATAAAAGGTACGATTAG
- a CDS encoding SDR family oxidoreductase, with the protein MILVTGATGNLGKATINSLLNKGIPASNIAALVRDESKSDEFKSKGIQVRLGDYQKFESLTSAFKDVDKLLLISSSAEIVHRFAQHKNVIDAAKERGVGHIVYTSFAMKDLRRSLMVEDVQYHADTSDYLKQLAVPYTLMANTMYADMIPMLSGNNIRELGVAIPAGNGRVPFLPIQEMAETLAVVLTTSGHENKEYVIAADNDVSFADIAGLMSDILGKQVDYNQPRVDAYIARFVQNGFPEDDAAYLARYTVAIARGEFETNKSDVKRLLGRSPISLKDFLLSIHSPQA; encoded by the coding sequence ATGATTTTAGTAACAGGTGCAACCGGTAATTTAGGTAAGGCCACCATCAATTCTTTATTGAACAAGGGAATACCAGCAAGCAATATTGCAGCCTTGGTAAGGGACGAATCCAAATCAGATGAATTTAAATCAAAAGGTATTCAGGTGCGGCTCGGCGACTACCAGAAGTTTGAGTCTTTAACAAGTGCATTCAAAGATGTGGACAAGCTGCTGCTGATATCTTCCTCAGCAGAAATAGTCCACAGGTTTGCGCAGCATAAAAACGTAATTGATGCTGCTAAAGAGAGAGGCGTCGGCCATATAGTTTATACCAGTTTTGCCATGAAAGATTTGCGTCGAAGTTTAATGGTTGAGGACGTGCAATACCATGCTGACACAAGTGATTATCTAAAACAACTAGCTGTACCTTATACCTTGATGGCTAATACGATGTACGCGGACATGATTCCCATGTTGTCTGGAAACAATATACGCGAATTGGGGGTTGCTATCCCAGCCGGAAATGGTAGAGTGCCTTTTTTACCCATACAAGAAATGGCTGAAACGCTAGCAGTTGTCCTTACTACCTCTGGCCATGAAAACAAAGAGTATGTCATCGCTGCAGACAACGATGTCTCGTTCGCTGATATAGCGGGACTGATGTCAGATATTCTTGGCAAGCAGGTCGATTATAACCAACCGCGGGTAGATGCATACATTGCGCGGTTTGTGCAGAATGGGTTTCCGGAAGATGATGCAGCCTATCTGGCACGGTACACGGTGGCAATTGCCAGAGGAGAATTTGAGACCAATAAAAGTGATGTCAAACGATTACTGGGCAGAAGTCCAATATCTTTGAAGGATTTTTTGCTAAGCATACACTCCCCGCAGGCATAG
- a CDS encoding GlxA family transcriptional regulator, protein MSDKRLNSTVNPLQKKVVIVPMSGATLLHFSGPVDVFTNANRCLSLLGSAPGYEVILASPTSDRRIPTLAGAQLSCTYSVQDILSPIDILIIAGNDFNSLSRAQYADLCKWISALHEKGDNRIASVCGGAFVLAEAGLLNGKKATTHWQLRERLKKEYPLVEVNTDPFYTGDGRIYTSGGVSSGIDLALALVEEDYGKDLAIQVARRLVFYLSRSGSQSQFGNLLPQYESTNVAYKITEWLKGNLSGAIDVTKMAEYLNMSPRNLNRVFNREIGLPPSKFMEKLRVEMARKYLEDTDMPIENIADKCGLSNLVTMRRIFLRHLKVTPSDYRRAFRTSLHAAPSSI, encoded by the coding sequence ATGAGCGATAAAAGATTGAACAGTACGGTAAATCCATTGCAAAAAAAAGTTGTGATTGTTCCGATGTCAGGAGCGACTTTGCTGCATTTTTCAGGTCCTGTTGATGTATTTACCAATGCTAACAGGTGTTTGAGTCTATTAGGCTCAGCACCTGGGTATGAAGTTATCCTTGCTTCTCCGACGTCCGACAGACGGATACCCACATTGGCAGGAGCCCAGTTGTCCTGTACGTATAGTGTACAGGATATTTTGTCCCCTATAGACATCCTGATTATTGCTGGTAATGATTTTAATTCCCTTTCTCGAGCCCAGTACGCCGATCTATGTAAATGGATATCTGCCCTGCATGAGAAAGGGGACAACCGTATCGCTTCTGTTTGTGGAGGAGCGTTTGTGTTGGCGGAGGCCGGATTATTGAACGGCAAAAAGGCGACGACCCATTGGCAGTTGCGTGAGCGTCTGAAAAAAGAGTATCCTCTGGTGGAGGTAAATACAGATCCCTTTTACACCGGTGATGGCCGGATATATACCTCTGGCGGAGTTTCATCCGGAATAGATCTTGCACTCGCTCTGGTAGAAGAAGATTATGGGAAGGACCTTGCCATTCAGGTTGCCCGCAGGTTGGTATTTTATCTGTCCCGATCAGGCTCACAGTCACAGTTTGGCAACCTGCTTCCTCAATATGAAAGTACCAACGTCGCGTATAAGATCACCGAGTGGCTCAAAGGAAACCTTTCCGGAGCTATCGATGTCACAAAAATGGCAGAATACCTAAATATGAGCCCTAGAAACCTCAACCGTGTTTTCAACAGAGAGATAGGTTTGCCACCTTCCAAGTTTATGGAAAAGTTGCGTGTAGAAATGGCCCGGAAGTATCTGGAAGATACCGATATGCCGATCGAAAATATCGCTGACAAATGTGGGCTGAGCAATCTGGTGACTATGCGTCGTATATTCCTTAGGCACTTAAAAGTGACACCATCAGATTACCGTCGTGCATTCCGGACGTCACTTCATGCAGCGCCTTCCTCAATATAG
- the gap gene encoding type I glyceraldehyde-3-phosphate dehydrogenase, with translation MRVAINGFGRIGRMTLRALQDKPEIEVVAINDLADISTLTHLFKYDTAHGRFEGPVNSDQDALVINGRRIQFFSERGPEKLPWKDLAIDVVIESTGHFTDKVSAQAHIDAGAQKVLITAPASGGVKTIVHGVNDDIIGGDQIYSTASCTTGCIAPILAILEREFGIESGFMVTVHAFTADQNLQDAPHKDLRRARAASYSIIPTTTGAAKAIGDVLPSLKGKMDGYSYRVPVIDASIADLSINLKKEVTAAELNDLFKSYAKGAMNGILEYTEEPFVSADILGNTHSSIVDGSLTKAQGKLVKVVSWYDNEVGISHRIAELVSLL, from the coding sequence ATGAGAGTAGCAATTAACGGATTCGGTAGGATAGGCCGAATGACACTACGGGCATTACAGGATAAACCAGAAATAGAAGTCGTAGCGATAAATGATTTAGCGGATATCAGCACATTGACACATCTGTTTAAATACGATACAGCCCATGGTCGTTTTGAAGGGCCAGTGAACAGTGACCAAGATGCCCTTGTTATCAATGGCAGACGAATACAGTTCTTTTCTGAGCGGGGACCAGAGAAACTACCCTGGAAAGATCTGGCGATTGACGTTGTCATTGAATCCACAGGCCACTTTACCGATAAAGTGTCTGCACAGGCACATATCGATGCAGGAGCACAAAAAGTTCTGATCACAGCCCCTGCATCAGGAGGTGTTAAAACTATTGTCCATGGTGTGAATGATGATATCATCGGCGGCGATCAGATCTATTCTACAGCATCATGTACTACAGGTTGTATTGCGCCGATTTTAGCAATTCTGGAAAGAGAATTTGGAATAGAATCTGGTTTCATGGTCACTGTACATGCATTTACTGCCGATCAGAACTTGCAAGATGCACCACATAAAGATCTCAGAAGAGCGCGCGCTGCCAGCTATTCCATTATTCCGACAACTACTGGAGCCGCCAAAGCCATTGGTGATGTGCTGCCGAGTCTGAAGGGCAAAATGGACGGATATTCTTACCGCGTTCCAGTGATTGATGCATCTATTGCCGACCTGTCCATTAATCTAAAAAAAGAAGTTACCGCTGCTGAACTGAACGATCTGTTTAAATCTTATGCAAAAGGGGCGATGAACGGTATTCTTGAATACACCGAAGAACCTTTCGTTTCCGCTGACATTCTTGGTAATACACATTCTTCGATTGTAGATGGAAGTTTGACTAAGGCTCAAGGTAAATTAGTGAAAGTGGTTTCTTGGTATGACAATGAGGTCGGTATATCGCACCGCATCGCAGAATTGGTTTCGCTGCTATAA
- a CDS encoding (deoxy)nucleoside triphosphate pyrophosphohydrolase, with protein MLQVTCAIIEHDEKILICQRSAAMKLPLKWEFPGGKIETGESKEDCLRREIKEELNIDIVIERALTVVEHHYPGFSLRLYPFVCRLTAGELKVTEHVQAKWVEIPQLPEYDWAEADLPIVQEYCLHRLFR; from the coding sequence ATGCTACAAGTAACCTGCGCTATAATCGAACACGATGAGAAAATATTGATCTGTCAACGATCTGCCGCAATGAAGCTCCCGCTGAAATGGGAATTCCCCGGCGGAAAGATTGAAACCGGTGAATCTAAAGAAGACTGCCTGCGCAGAGAAATCAAAGAAGAACTAAATATCGATATCGTCATAGAAAGAGCGCTGACGGTGGTAGAGCACCACTACCCCGGCTTCTCACTAAGGCTCTACCCTTTTGTATGCAGACTAACAGCTGGAGAACTGAAAGTTACAGAACATGTACAGGCAAAATGGGTAGAGATACCTCAACTGCCAGAATATGACTGGGCCGAAGCGGATCTGCCTATTGTACAGGAATATTGCCTCCACCGACTATTTAGGTAA
- a CDS encoding luciferase domain-containing protein yields the protein MRLWLFFTQPELLDWIDELEENVSRMPGTTVGIHKYGGTQFNYGGQEFAHVHSNGLLDILLNKELKRSLMTEGKIRDHHVFKNSGWISFHLQHQQDVTYACHLLSNAYERAKQK from the coding sequence ATGAGACTCTGGTTGTTCTTTACCCAACCTGAACTACTGGATTGGATCGATGAGCTGGAAGAAAACGTCTCGCGAATGCCCGGTACTACAGTGGGGATACATAAATATGGTGGCACTCAGTTTAATTACGGAGGACAGGAATTCGCACATGTCCATAGCAATGGCTTATTGGACATCTTATTAAATAAAGAGCTAAAACGATCGCTCATGACTGAAGGAAAAATTAGGGACCATCATGTATTTAAAAATTCAGGATGGATAAGTTTTCACCTTCAGCATCAACAGGACGTAACCTATGCATGTCATCTCTTAAGCAACGCTTACGAACGAGCCAAACAAAAGTAG
- a CDS encoding DUF417 family protein, producing the protein MNKALLVLASIQDKSIHFIRIAIFVVMAWIGGLKAFSYEAEGIVPFVINSPLMSFFYKKSDNLAQNSKNQTVPEYTLYKNPEGKTVQKNIDWHQANGTYTFSYGLGAVICLIGVFVLLGIWFPKIGLIGGLLTIGMSITTLSFLISTPEVYIPNLGGDFPTPNFGFPYLSGAGRLVLKDIIMLAGGLIIAANSARSILEKL; encoded by the coding sequence ATGAACAAAGCACTTTTGGTATTAGCGTCCATACAGGACAAATCGATTCATTTTATACGTATTGCCATATTTGTGGTTATGGCATGGATCGGCGGCTTAAAGGCCTTTTCCTACGAGGCCGAAGGAATCGTACCCTTCGTGATAAACAGTCCATTGATGTCTTTCTTTTACAAGAAAAGCGACAATCTTGCCCAAAACAGCAAAAACCAAACTGTACCCGAATACACGCTATATAAAAATCCAGAGGGTAAAACGGTACAGAAAAACATAGATTGGCATCAGGCAAATGGCACCTACACTTTTTCCTATGGTTTGGGGGCCGTAATATGCCTTATCGGAGTCTTCGTCCTCCTTGGTATCTGGTTTCCCAAGATTGGACTAATCGGGGGGCTATTGACCATAGGCATGTCGATTACGACCCTATCTTTCCTAATTAGCACACCTGAAGTCTATATCCCCAATCTGGGCGGTGATTTTCCGACCCCAAATTTCGGCTTCCCCTACCTTTCAGGCGCCGGAAGACTTGTGCTAAAAGATATTATCATGTTGGCCGGGGGATTGATCATCGCTGCCAATTCCGCCAGATCCATTCTGGAAAAATTGTAG
- a CDS encoding helix-turn-helix domain-containing protein, which yields MLLFAGDAEFAVDFVDYSSSGNTLLFLSPYQHLKWLNGQNVQIQVLKFHGDYYCIEYHKKEVACNGLLFNNIYEKPYFPIGQSTFGEIKELLQRMEREMNNHPEDPFVDSVLRSYLQLILAISSKEKSKILPEMLTGELSPDPISRFQPLLDEHFITERSVSFYADLFALSTNAFSKKVRYRFGKAPSQLIKERVILEAKKMLHLSYLSIKEIAYQLNFEDEFYFSRYFKREVGVSPFYYRRKVGISIVAEKSID from the coding sequence ATGCTCCTGTTCGCTGGCGATGCAGAATTTGCTGTCGATTTTGTAGATTATTCTTCTTCAGGTAACACCCTATTGTTTCTAAGCCCTTATCAACATCTAAAATGGTTAAATGGCCAAAACGTTCAAATTCAGGTGCTGAAATTTCACGGTGATTATTACTGCATTGAATACCACAAGAAAGAAGTGGCCTGCAATGGGCTTCTGTTCAATAATATTTATGAAAAACCTTACTTCCCAATAGGGCAATCAACCTTTGGCGAAATCAAGGAGTTGTTACAACGAATGGAAAGGGAAATGAATAATCATCCGGAAGATCCCTTCGTCGATTCGGTGCTCCGTTCTTATCTACAGCTCATTCTGGCCATCAGCAGCAAGGAAAAAAGCAAAATCCTACCGGAGATGTTGACAGGTGAATTGTCCCCAGATCCAATCTCCCGATTTCAACCTCTGCTGGACGAACATTTCATCACAGAGCGATCGGTAAGCTTCTACGCCGACTTGTTTGCGCTCTCGACTAATGCTTTCAGTAAAAAAGTCAGATACCGTTTTGGTAAGGCTCCTTCACAGCTTATTAAGGAAAGGGTAATCCTGGAAGCAAAAAAGATGCTGCACCTGAGTTATCTGTCGATCAAAGAGATTGCTTATCAGTTAAACTTTGAAGACGAATTCTATTTCAGCCGGTATTTCAAAAGAGAAGTTGGTGTTTCACCCTTCTATTATCGCAGGAAGGTCGGCATTTCCATCGTGGCTGAAAAGTCCATTGATTAA
- a CDS encoding M60 family peptidase N-terminal accessory domain-containing protein, whose amino-acid sequence MLSSCKKDGGWMHPVPSDPDPVKLAIADSVQTFRVTPSASTEADRMQFRGNHNDMQATGFYVAPNSTITVTVKVNAGTTGARLAIGTPFRDNIRPVRQYLDLQPGTQSFTVDQYGGLVYVIYTANNYTTTGEIELTFGDGFIPVPYFQKGKQHMVNGLRHWTHLRTLLQMWCFLPTVQLWWPTWMKLFFIRGRINS is encoded by the coding sequence ATGTTATCCTCCTGTAAAAAGGATGGCGGTTGGATGCATCCCGTTCCTTCTGATCCGGATCCGGTGAAACTGGCCATTGCGGACAGTGTCCAAACATTCAGAGTGACGCCATCGGCGTCTACAGAAGCCGATCGAATGCAATTCAGGGGTAATCATAATGATATGCAGGCAACAGGATTTTATGTTGCCCCAAACAGTACGATAACCGTAACCGTTAAAGTCAACGCTGGTACAACAGGCGCCCGACTCGCCATCGGTACTCCATTTAGGGATAATATCAGACCTGTGAGGCAATATTTAGACTTACAACCGGGCACACAATCCTTTACAGTGGATCAATACGGAGGCTTAGTTTATGTGATTTATACAGCCAATAATTATACAACAACAGGTGAAATTGAACTTACTTTCGGCGACGGATTTATTCCAGTACCCTATTTTCAAAAGGGAAAACAACACATGGTCAATGGGTTGCGACATTGGACTCACTTAAGAACGTTGCTCCAGATGTGGTGTTTTCTTCCGACCGTACAATTATGGTGGCCAACATGGATGAAGCTCTTCTTTATAAGGGGGAGGATCAACAGTTGA
- a CDS encoding M60 family metallopeptidase has protein sequence MDSLKNVAPDVVFSSDRTIMVANMDEALLYKGEDQQLIVDRLDSIIDFSNRISGLSGTSGVHATPYNKHLITVRDSASGGYMAAGISIYYTEALSYRMLQPKYLSNTNGWGIWHEVGHTYQQKAWTWGNLTETTVNVYSLASERGFGLPISRVTANNAWPKLDAFFQQPITERDFNAGSNDMKMIMFHQLWLAFGDDLYINLSKATRDNRPTVSTDAAKMRYFMLSACQFSQKDLSDFFRKWGFRVDESVYTEIANLNLPIPDQDVTALRD, from the coding sequence TTGGACTCACTTAAGAACGTTGCTCCAGATGTGGTGTTTTCTTCCGACCGTACAATTATGGTGGCCAACATGGATGAAGCTCTTCTTTATAAGGGGGAGGATCAACAGTTGATAGTGGATAGATTGGATTCTATCATTGATTTTTCAAATCGTATAAGCGGCCTGAGTGGTACAAGCGGCGTGCATGCTACCCCTTATAATAAACATCTGATTACAGTTAGAGATTCTGCGTCTGGTGGATATATGGCGGCAGGGATTTCCATTTATTACACAGAAGCATTGTCTTATAGGATGCTACAGCCTAAATACCTTTCGAACACGAATGGATGGGGTATCTGGCATGAAGTAGGACATACCTATCAACAGAAAGCTTGGACCTGGGGCAATTTGACGGAAACCACAGTCAATGTGTACTCCCTGGCAAGTGAGCGAGGTTTTGGTCTTCCTATTAGTCGTGTTACTGCAAATAATGCATGGCCTAAACTGGATGCGTTTTTCCAGCAACCTATTACTGAACGTGATTTCAATGCGGGCAGCAATGACATGAAGATGATTATGTTCCATCAACTATGGTTAGCATTTGGTGATGATCTGTATATTAATTTGAGCAAGGCCACACGTGACAACCGTCCTACTGTATCTACAGATGCAGCAAAAATGCGTTATTTTATGCTGTCAGCTTGTCAATTTTCACAAAAAGACCTGTCAGACTTTTTTAGAAAATGGGGATTTAGGGTTGATGAGTCTGTTTATACAGAAATAGCCAATCTCAATCTTCCGATACCGGATCAGGATGTTACGGCATTGAGGGATTAA
- a CDS encoding nucleotidyltransferase domain-containing protein: protein MKTNIINKLKEIEAGEGIRMLFACESGSRGWGFPSIDSDYDVRFIYVRKTEDYTRLFPLATEMRFPLVDDLDIGGWDLRKVLTLLYKSNVSPFEWIQSPVVYYEVDGFKTSFIAMIKNYFDRRRHAHHYLGIVRSKVEDLRRENMKLKSLFYILRSLLAAEWCVSRSAYAPMTLAELGVLLPASVKTEVGELRQLKGSVDEGFTYSCSVSMRSYMETQLTKLEDQVKRLPVSASDKEGLEHYFRTLSK from the coding sequence ATGAAAACAAATATCATCAATAAACTAAAGGAAATCGAAGCAGGCGAGGGGATACGGATGCTTTTTGCCTGTGAATCAGGAAGCCGGGGCTGGGGCTTTCCGTCAATCGACAGCGATTACGATGTTCGGTTCATTTATGTGAGAAAAACGGAAGACTACACCCGCTTATTTCCGCTGGCTACGGAAATGCGGTTTCCCCTAGTCGATGACCTTGATATAGGAGGCTGGGATCTACGTAAAGTACTTACACTATTGTATAAGAGTAATGTCAGCCCATTTGAATGGATCCAGTCGCCAGTCGTTTATTACGAGGTTGATGGATTCAAAACAAGTTTTATCGCAATGATCAAAAATTATTTTGACCGCCGTAGGCACGCTCATCATTATTTGGGTATTGTCCGTAGCAAAGTTGAAGATCTTCGACGCGAGAATATGAAGCTCAAAAGCTTATTTTATATCTTGCGGTCTCTACTTGCAGCAGAGTGGTGTGTTAGCCGCAGCGCTTATGCTCCCATGACCTTGGCAGAACTGGGCGTGCTGTTACCTGCGAGCGTTAAGACTGAAGTGGGGGAATTACGTCAACTGAAGGGCTCGGTGGATGAAGGATTTACATACAGTTGTTCAGTATCCATGAGGAGCTACATGGAGACGCAGCTGACAAAGTTGGAGGATCAAGTAAAACGTCTTCCAGTCTCAGCATCGGATAAAGAAGGACTTGAGCATTACTTTAGAACGCTATCAAAATGA
- a CDS encoding DNA polymerase beta superfamily protein yields MTINELRDRGLILYEAVVGSRAYGLDTASSDTDIRGVFYLPLEYYLGNQYIAQVANASNDEVYYELGRFVELLSKSNPNILELLASPADCILYRDPIFDQFKIQDFITQEAATSFAQYGMVQVRKAKGLNKKINNPMDRARKSLLDFCFIIAGDRSEPLSMWLSKRQWKQENCGLVKIDHAKGMYALFYDQAQTMNYKGIVATMESHEVSCSAIGKEQALCAYLFVNHDAYSSYCKAYREYFSWVSERNENRFQGTMQHGGGYDAKNMMHTLRLLQQTKEILSDGKLNVRRLDREELLRIKSGVFTYDELFIRAQKLFQEVEELSLHSLLPAAPDQVKLRRQLVVMRKYLYQIKI; encoded by the coding sequence ATGACTATAAACGAACTTAGAGATCGCGGGCTGATCCTGTATGAGGCAGTTGTCGGCAGCAGGGCGTACGGATTGGACACAGCGTCTTCTGATACCGATATCAGAGGTGTATTTTATCTACCGCTGGAATATTACCTAGGCAATCAATATATTGCCCAGGTTGCAAATGCCAGTAATGATGAAGTCTATTATGAGCTAGGACGCTTCGTAGAACTCCTTTCAAAGAGTAATCCTAATATATTGGAGCTTCTGGCCAGTCCTGCCGACTGCATATTATACCGGGATCCTATATTTGACCAATTTAAGATTCAGGATTTTATCACACAGGAGGCAGCTACGAGCTTTGCTCAATACGGGATGGTACAAGTGCGCAAGGCAAAGGGACTGAATAAGAAAATCAACAATCCGATGGATCGTGCGCGCAAAAGTTTGCTGGATTTCTGCTTCATCATAGCTGGTGACCGTAGTGAGCCGTTGAGCATGTGGTTAAGCAAGCGGCAGTGGAAACAGGAAAACTGTGGTTTGGTCAAGATCGACCATGCAAAGGGAATGTATGCTCTGTTTTATGACCAGGCTCAGACCATGAATTATAAAGGTATCGTGGCTACAATGGAGAGTCATGAGGTTTCATGCAGTGCTATCGGCAAGGAACAGGCACTTTGTGCGTACCTTTTTGTTAATCATGACGCATATTCTTCTTATTGCAAGGCCTATCGTGAATATTTTAGCTGGGTATCTGAGCGCAATGAAAACCGTTTTCAAGGCACAATGCAACATGGCGGGGGCTATGACGCCAAAAATATGATGCATACCCTCCGTCTGCTGCAGCAGACAAAAGAGATCTTGTCTGACGGCAAGCTGAATGTACGTCGACTCGATAGGGAAGAGCTCCTGCGTATCAAGAGTGGCGTCTTTACCTATGATGAGCTTTTTATACGGGCTCAAAAGCTTTTTCAGGAGGTTGAAGAGCTTTCCTTGCACAGTTTACTGCCGGCAGCACCGGATCAGGTGAAACTGAGGCGACAATTGGTGGTAATGCGTAAATATCTTTATCAGATCAAAATTTAA
- a CDS encoding metallophosphoesterase, translating into MRTSIKNSLLFFCLWYCITAAKAQSTSSEFQQPTLSDQKSWSMVLLPDIQNYVKFKRNQPILDIMMNWIVAHQEQMNIKIVLCTGDLVEHDDIINPNRLKMDQTGKQQWEAAARAFAKLDGKIPYITATGNHDYNIFSYTHKPKTTHFPHYFPSDKNSKNQELLRDVTENIYGDPSLENASYEWRSPHGQDFLFLSIEFAPRDTVLSWARSVIDKPTYSTHKVVLLTHSYLNYKNEHIEKEKYDLQDANYGKSIWKKLVQPSKNIELVFSGHIGAANDIKKHIGFRTDKNAAGKKVNQMTFNAQALGGGHQGSGGDGWLRILEFLPDGKTVKVKTFSPLFALSTSTQHMAWRKESFDEFDMQLE; encoded by the coding sequence ATGAGAACGAGTATCAAAAACAGTCTACTATTCTTTTGTCTGTGGTATTGCATAACCGCAGCAAAAGCGCAGTCAACAAGCAGTGAATTTCAACAGCCTACTTTGAGCGATCAAAAATCGTGGTCCATGGTACTACTGCCGGATATACAGAACTATGTAAAGTTTAAGCGGAATCAGCCTATTTTAGATATCATGATGAACTGGATCGTAGCGCATCAGGAACAAATGAATATAAAAATTGTGCTGTGCACCGGTGATCTGGTGGAGCATGATGACATTATCAACCCCAACCGGCTAAAAATGGACCAGACCGGCAAACAGCAATGGGAAGCTGCTGCACGGGCTTTTGCTAAGTTAGATGGGAAAATACCCTATATTACGGCGACGGGAAACCATGATTATAATATATTCAGCTATACGCACAAACCAAAGACCACCCATTTTCCGCATTATTTCCCTTCGGACAAAAACAGCAAAAACCAGGAGCTGCTGCGGGATGTCACCGAAAATATATACGGTGACCCGAGTTTAGAAAACGCAAGCTATGAATGGCGCTCTCCTCATGGACAAGATTTTCTTTTCCTCTCGATCGAATTTGCACCGAGGGACACGGTACTGAGCTGGGCCAGATCAGTCATTGACAAACCCACATATAGCACGCATAAAGTCGTTCTATTGACACATTCCTATCTGAATTATAAGAATGAGCATATTGAAAAAGAAAAATATGACCTGCAGGACGCCAACTACGGAAAATCCATCTGGAAAAAATTAGTCCAACCTTCCAAAAACATTGAGCTGGTATTCTCAGGCCATATCGGTGCTGCCAATGACATCAAAAAGCACATTGGTTTTCGCACGGACAAAAATGCTGCCGGCAAAAAGGTCAATCAAATGACCTTCAATGCGCAAGCGCTTGGGGGCGGGCACCAGGGGAGCGGTGGTGATGGCTGGTTACGTATTCTTGAATTCCTCCCCGATGGCAAAACCGTAAAAGTTAAAACATTCTCCCCCTTATTTGCACTTTCGACAAGCACACAGCACATGGCCTGGCGCAAGGAATCTTTTGACGAATTCGACATGCAATTGGAATAA